The Pseudomonas sp. R4-35-07 nucleotide sequence TGCTCTGAACTATCGGGCGCGGCCGACCCTCGCAACACTAACCACACACAGGAGGGAATCCGATGAGTAACTACCCAAAACCACCCTTCAAGCCACAGCAGCAGCCTGTACCCGGCGACCAGCGCAAGATGGAGCCGATGCCCGATTGCGGTGAGCAGACCTACAAAGGCTCGGGCCGGCTCGCCAACAAGATTGCCTTGATTACCGGCGCCGACAGCGGCATCGGGCGTGCGGTGGCGATCGCCTTTGCCCGCGAAGGCGCGGACGTTGCCGTGTCGTATCTGGACGAGCATGAGGACGCCAAGGAGACCCAGCGCTGGGTCGAGGCAGCGGGGCGCCAGTGCCTGCTGTTGCCCGGTGACCTGGGCGACGCGGCGCAGTGCACAGCCATTGTCAACGACACGGTGAAGGAGTTCGGGCGTATCGACGTGCTGGTCAACAACGCCGCGTTCCAGATGACCTACAAATCCCTGGAAGACATTCCTGACGAGGACTGGGTCAAGACCTTCAACATCAACATCACCGCTATGTTCAGGATCTGCAAGGCGGCGCTGCCGCACATGGCCGAGGGCAGTTCGATCATCAACACGACGTCGGTCAATTCCGACATGCCCAACCCGTCGCTGTTGCCTTATGCGGCCACCAAGGGCGCAATCGCCAACTTCACCGCCGGCCTGGCACAGATGCTGGGTGAGCGCGGGATTCGCGTGAACAGCGTGGCGCCGGGGCCGATCTGGACGCCGTTGATCGTGTCGACGATGACTGACGACATGGTGGAGAGCTTCGGTGGCAACACGCCGCTGGGGCGTCCTGGCCAGCCGGTGGAAGTGGCGCCTATCTATGTGCTGCTGGCGTCGGATGAAGGCAGTTATATCTCTGGCGAGCGCTACGGCGTGACGGGGGGTAAACCGATCCTCTGAACAGACGCATGCCCCTGATATTCAGGGGCATGCTTCATAACTCAGGGGCATGCCTCATAACCATGTAGGAGCGAGCTTGCTCGCGAAGAACTCAGGCTCCCCGCGCTTATCCAGAATGAACGCGTCGCCTGGACATTCTTCGCGAGCAAGCTCGCTCCTACAAATGCCTCAACTGACCTGCCGTTAAGCTTTATTTTTTCTGGCGCGGTGAATGCGCATCCACTCTTGATAAGCGGCGGTCCGTTGCGCGTCCGCCAGCTTCTTCGCCTCGGTGAAGCGCGCCCAGGTCGCGGTATCGCCGCTGTAGTGTTCGATGATCTTATAGGCCTGGGCATCCAATCGGTCCGCTTCGTAGAACATCTGGGTGTTCTGCGCGACTTCGTCGTCCGACGTTTGCCTGGCTGTGTAATCCAGCACCTGACTGTTCATGATGTAATGCCCTCTGCCCACTGAATCGCTGCCGCGCCGCACCAGCGCACATCCGTAATGCCGTATTTTTCCGCCATCGGCTTGGAGACGCGCTTGAGGTTGTTTTGCCCGAACCTGGGGATGACCGCCACGCCGGCATCGCAACTGGCCCAGTGCCAGGCTTCAGCGTTATTCATGCGCGCCGCACGCACGATGAACGACCTGGGCTCGCCGTGAAGTTGATACTTGATGGTGAATAACTCGTTGTTTTTCATGAGGACTCCCTATGCTCATGAAGTACAGATATTTGACGTCAAAAATAATTCAAATAAGTTGTCGGACAATGCGATGGCCTGCTCGCAGGCTCAATCGTCCACCGTAAAGGTGACCCAACCTGACCCGTCAGCCGGGCGTTCCAAGGCCACGATCACACCGCTGACAGACGTGCCGTCGGGCACGTTGACGGTGACGAAGTTGGGGTTGCCGGGCCAGGTCAGCGGGGTATCGAAATCCAGGCGAACGATGGTGGGCTTGCCGCTGCTGGTCATTTTTATGTTGGCGTTTTCGTTCAGGCATTCATCGTCTTCGGTGCCCAGATGGCGGGAAGCGGTAATGACGCTGGCAGGGCCTTGATGGTCGTAAGACATAGTTGAACTCCTCATGCGCGGGGCAGCTGATGCGCCCCTTTCCTATGTGGCAAGCGCCGGCAAATAATCGTTCAATCCAAATGAGCAGCTGCCGCTGTCAGTGCTGGTGGGCTGCCTGGGTGGGGTCTTCGATCTGGATGACAGTGCCCTGGCGCCAGGCGTCCGCGCCGGGTGCTATGGCCGGAGCGGGGATGTCGGCGCGCGCCTGCTTTTTCCTGGCGCTGTCGACGCCCAGCCGCTGGTCCCGTTCGGCGACCATCTTCGGATCGGCTTGGCCATCGGCGGTAAAGCCCATCATCAATTGCGGAACACCCAGCGGCAGGCGCTTGTTGAGGTCGGTGTGCCAGGTGTGCCAGGTCTTGCCGTAGGTATGCACCAGTTTTTCCATCAAGGCATGCTCGGCCACCGCAGGAATACCGGGAGCTACCAGCTGGCCCGACTTCACCTCATGCACATGGCTGTGCCACAACGCCTTCTCGGGCGCAGGCAGGCTGTTGAACAGCTGTTCGCTGATGATGTACTCCACGCCCATCAACTTGGCGTCCTTGCGGTTGCCGTCGTAGATCACACACTGGATCACTTCCTCATTAAGAATCGCGCAATAGTGATGGGCTTCCATTTGCACGTCGGGATGGCCGTTGTAGAAGTGGAAGCCGTCCAGGTAGGCATTGAGCGCATCGATGGGCGGGCGCGATTGCAGCAGGGCGGCGCCGGTGTCGAGAGTGCGCGTGGTGGGTGATTTGGCCTCACCGGGCGCGACGACGTTGGAGGCTGAGTCGTTGCCGGCGCAGGCGGTCAGCGCGGCCATCGACATCGCCAGGCACAGCGAAGGCAAGGCGGGTTGCAGGCTGTTGATGTTCATTGGGGACTCCCTCCGTGGGGTGGTGTTGGAACACATCTAGAAAGCCTGCCGCAGTGGGTGTTCAACCGGATTTCAGTGCACGACCAAGAAGATTTGTGGAACAACCGTTCGGCGTGCCAGGTCATTTTTCATAAGTGTTCAATAGCGCGAATGGAGACCCCGGATGCAACCCCAGCCAAACGATGCCCGACCCGATGTCCCTCAGTTGCTTCACCAACTGTTGCTCGCCCGTGGCCCTGGCGGCCAGGAGGATGAGGTGCGCGCCATTTGCCTGGAGCATTTGCGGCCACTGTGTGACGACACCTGGGTGGACCCGGCCGGCAATGTCATCGGCCTGGTCAAAGGCGCGCAGGGCGATAGCGAGCCCCGCCGCGCGGTGCGGGTCATGGCGCATATGGATGAGATCGCCATGGTGGTCAAGCATGTGGACGCCGACGGCACGTTGCGCGTGACCGCGTTGGGCGGTGCCAACCCGGTGAATTTCGGCATGTGCCCGGTGGACATACTCGGTGATCACCAATTCATTCCGGGGGTGCTGTCCTTTGGTTCGATGCATGCCACCGCCAACGCGCCCCAGGGTGCCGATGTGTTGTCAGGGGACGTGCACTGGAATGACGTGCATGTGATCACCCGGTGCTCCGTCGAGACCTTGCGTGACTACGGCGTACGCCCCGGCAGCCGCGTCACGCTGAGCCGCCATTGGCGTGCGCCGTTCCAGGTGGGGGATGCGATTGCCGCGCACTTCCTGGATGACCGCGCGCCCATCGCTGCGGTACTTCATAGCGTGCAGCGCCTGCACCAACGCCGACAGGAGTTGGCGTGCGATGTGTATTTTGTCTTCACCACCCTGGAAGAAGAGTGCAACGCCGGGGCGATGTATGCGGCGCAGACACTGCCGGGCGATACCACTATTGCGGTGGAAGTCGGCCCGGTGATGAGTGAGTACGGCACTCGCCTGAGCGTCGATCCGATCGTCAATACCGGTGACCTCAAAGGCTATTACACACGTTCCGTGGTCACCGGCCTGGCAGACGCCGCACAGCGCTGCGGTTATGCGCCTCAATATGCGCTGTTGGTGGATTTTGCCTCGGATGCCAGTGCCGTCATGAGTAACGGCACTTCGGCGCGCGGCGGTTGCCTGGCGATTCCGACGGAAAACACCCACGGCTACGAGCTGATTGTGGACGGCGCAATTGAGGCCTGTGCGCTGACATTGGCCGACTACCTTGCAACCTTTTGAACGCGGGAGATTGTCATCATGGATATAGCCGCAGCCACTATCGATTACCTGAAACACCACCAGCTCACTCTCACCAGCGCCGAGTCGTGTACGGCAGGCAAGATCATTACTTTGCTGTCGGAGGTCAGGGGCGGCGGGTCATGTATTGAAAGTGGTTATGTCGTGTACTCGCCCGAGGCCAAACAGCGCTTGCTGGGCGTACGCGCGTATACGATCGACACCTTCAACCTCACCAGTTGTGAAGTCGCTCGCGAGATGGCCGAAGGTGCGTTGCGTGACAGCCCGGCACAGGTCGCCGTCGCCACCACCGGCCTGCTTGGCCCGGATGACATGGACGGCATTCCGGCCGGGACCATTTGTTTTGCCTGGGCTTATCGAATCGAAAACCGGCTGAGTATCTTCAGTCGAAAGGAGCGCTTCATGGGCTCCCGTGAGCAGGTGCAGCTGGATGCGACGCTGCATGCCTTGAAGTGGCTGGCGCATTTTCACCAGCGTGCGTTGGCGGGTGAGCGGGGTTAACGATCAGTTGCGCCCGGCCGTTCCGGCTGAAGTTGAATGTTCAACACCAACTCATCGGTGCCCGATGCCTGGGCATCCACGAGCACGCCATGATAAGTGCGGTTCTCAACCTTGATCGATACGGTATGTGCCTTCGGCAGCTCCTTCGGCCACGGCCCTGGGATGTGCAGCGATAGGCGCTCGCCGGCCTGGGTAATCCGCGCCATGCATGCATGGGAGAGCGGGTTGACGCCGAGCAGTGTGTCTTGAAGGTAATCGATGGTGCAGCGTTGCGACGGTGCAGCGGTGGAATCCGGCATGGAAAGCCTCGTTCTGTTTTTAAGCGTATTTACCCCACGGATGAAAGGCGGGAGGTTTTTCGGGAAACCACCATGTCTTCCATGATTTCCCGTACGAGCCGGTTGATACCTGACTCGCCGTGGTAGCGGGCGCGGTTGATATTGGCGATGGTGAACTGATTGGCGTCAGGCGCGAGCACCGTGACGGACAGGCTGCTGTCTGCATTGATCGTGCAAGAGACACGGCAATTGCGCAGTCGCTGTGCAAGAGCATGCTCGATTTGCGCTTTGGTCAACGTGTCCATGGGATCACCGGCTAACAGGCTTTAACGGGTCAAGGTTAGCCCAAATATGCCGTACGTAAATGCTAGCTAATTAATGGCAAACCATTCGTCAGCCTCACGGCCTGTGCAGGGAACGTTCGTGTCCGGAAACTGGCCACATGCAGCACAGGCTGATGAATAGGTTTAACAGGAGATCTTATGAAAAAGCTGTCTATGTGCTTGGGTTTTTGCAGCGTATTCCTGCTGCACGGCTGTTTCGACAACTCCGATAACACGACCAAAGACAACACCAGCGGCAGCAAGTCATCGGTGCAGATGCAGGAGGGCAAGGCTGACGAGAGCAAGTAGGTCCAACTTGGCCAAATGTGGGAGGGGGCTTGCCCCCGATGGCGGTGTGTCAATGAATGCATGTGTAACTGACACACCGAATCGGGGGCAAGCCCCCTCCCACATGTGATCACCTATATCAAAGAGACCGCGTTCCGGCCTCACCGCATATGCAAAATGATCGGGCTGCTGCTGGCCGGGTCGGTATGCCCGCGCAGTTTGCCCACTGCCTGTGCGTCCACTGCACCACCTTGGTTGCCCCAGGTACTGCGCACGTAGGTCAGCACCTGGGCGATGTCCTGATCGGACAATTGCTCACGGAACGCCGGCATACGGTAGGCATCCGGTATGCCGGCGGCCACCACCCGTTGCGAGCCGTTGAGGGTGATGTTGATCGCCGAGGCGCTTTCCTTGGCCAGTGCCGAGGTGGCGCCGGCCAGTGGCGGCATCCACTCCGGCTGGCCCTTGCCGTCCAGGCCATGGCAGGAGGCGCAGCGGGTAGCGTAGGTATGGGCACCGGGGGCATCCGCACGCGCGTCGGCGGCCACGGCCTGATACTGCCAAGGCGTGCCATCGCGCTGTGAGTCGCCGGGCAGGGACTTGAGGTAACGGGCGATGGCGGCCAGGTCGTCGTCAGCCATGAACTGTGTGGAGTTGTTGAACGCTTCGGTCATCGAACCGTAGACCACCGCATGCTGGTTGCGCCCGGTCTTGAGGAACTGCACGATCTGCGCCTCGCTCCAGCGGCCCAGGCCGGTGTTGGGGTCTTGGCGCAGGCTCGGCGCGTACCAGCCGTCGAGCAGCGCACCGGCCAGGAACGGCGCGCCGGATTGGTCTAGGGCTTTCTCGTTGAAGGCCAGGCCGCGCGGCGTATGGCAGCTGCCGCAGTGGCCAGGGCCTTGCACGATATAAGCGCCACGGTTCCACAGGGCGTCCTGGCTGGGGTTGGCGGCGTAGGCGGCGGTGGGCGCAAATACACCATTCCACAGGGCGATGGGCCAGCGCAGATTCAGCGGCCAGGGAATATCACTGGGGATGTTCGGCTGGTTGGCCGGCTGCACGCCCTTCATGAAGAACGCATACAGCGCCTTGATGTCGTCGTCGCTGAGTTTCACGTAAGACGGGTAGGGCATCGCCGGGTACAGCCGCCGCCCACCCGGCGCCACGCCGTGGCGTACGGCGCGGTCGAAGTCGGCAAGGCTGTAATTGCCAATGCCATGCTCGCGGTCGGGGGTGATGTTGGTGGCATGAATCGCCCCCAGCGGCGTGGCCATTTCCAGGCCACCGGCAAACGGCGCCTTGCCTGCTAGGCTGTGGCAGGCCACGCAGTCGCTCAGACGCGCGACATACTCGCCGCGACTGACCAGTGCCGGGTCAAAGCTGGCGGTTTTTTCCTGTTCGAACGGCGAGGCGGGCTCGCGGGTGACGTACCAGGCCAGCAGGCCTGCGACGACCAGGCAGGGCAGCGCCAGCCAGCCTGCGGTTCTTGCGAATCGGCGGTTGTTCATGGGCATTCCCTGTGCATTAACTGAAGGTGTAGCGGCTCAATGGCAAGCTGCGGATACGCTGGCCGGTCAACTGTGCCACCGCGTTGGCCACGGCTGGCGCCACGGCGGGCAACGGTGGTTCGCCGATACCGCCCATTTTTTCGCCGCTCTCGACGATCTTCACGTGTACCCGCGCCATCCGCGAGGGCGGCAGGATCGGATACAGGTCGTAGTTGCGCGCTCGCGGCTTACCGTCCACGTAGACCGCTTCCTCCAGCAAGGTTTGCGACAAGCCCAAGGCCACGGCGCCGTTGACCTGGGCTTCAATGATCGCCGGGTTGACGATGCTGCCCGGGTCGATGGCCTGCCAGATGTCATGCACCTTGACTTGGCCGTTGTCGATCGACACTTCGGCGATCACCGCCGCATGAGAGCCAAACGGTGAAGCCATGGCCACGCCTCGGGCTCGTCGGCTACCGTCTTCGGCGGTGAACGGCCCGCGCTTCCACCCGCCGGACAGTTCGCCCACCGCTTGCAGCAGAGTGGTCAGCCGCGCATTGTCGCGCAGCAGGTGCAGGCGCAGTTCGTACGGGTCATGGCCGCCCTTGTCGGCCAGTTCATCGAGGAACGCTTCATAGAAGAAGTCGTTCAACGAATTGCCCACCGAACGCCAGTAACCGAGCATGGCCGGGCCCTTGACGTAAATCTGGGCGATGCGCTTGTTGGGGATCGCATAACTTTTTCCGGATAAGCCTTCCAGCGCCGTGGGGTCGAGGGCGTCGCCTTGCTTGCCGGCAATCGCTTCGGTGGGGCCTTCGGTGGCGCTCACCGCTTCGATGGCCAGCGGCAGGCCTTTGTCATCCAGCGCGGCGCGGAACTTGACCACCGCGACCGGGCGCAGCACATCGCGCACGAACTCTTCCTCACGGCTCCAGATCAGCTTGATCGGCCGGCCGACGGCCTTGGCCAGGGCGATAGCCTGCGGGTAGGGATTGGCCGAGTCATACAAAAAATGTCGCCCGAAAAAACCGCCCAGCAACGGCGAGTGCAGGGTGATTTGCTCAACGGCCAGGCCGGTGCGCTTGGCGATGTCGGCGCGGAACATATCCGGCGCCTGGTTCGGCAGCCATACCTCCAGCGTGCCGTCGGGGTTATAGCGCGCCAGCGCCGAGGGCGGCTCCAGCTGGGCATGGTTGAGGTACTGGTTATGATAGGTGGCGTCGACGCGGGTCTTGGCGCTGGCCAGCGCGGCGGCCACGTCGCCCTGGTTTTCGTCGTCGCGGGCCGGGCCTTGCTGGGCGGCGAGAAAGTCGCGGTATTTATCGCTGGAAAAATCCGCCGGCATCGCGCGCACGCTGGAGTCGGCGGCGGCTTCGAGCCATTCCACCTGGATTGCTTCCACGGCCCGCTTGGCGTGCCACCAGCGTTCGGCAACCACCGCCACGGCGCCGGGCAGAGTGTGCACCGAATGCACGCCCTTCATGGCCTCGACCTGAGCCTGGTTGCGCAGGCTGCCCACCGTCATGCCCAGGCGCGGTGCGTGCTGCACGGCGGCGTGGAGCATGCCGTCGACTTTGAGGTCGATGCTGTACTGCGCCTTGCCGGTGGATTTGTCATAGGCATCCAGGCGTTTGACCGGCTTGCCGATCCAGCGGAACTGGCTCGGGTCGCGCAAGGTGATACTGGCGGGGTCGGGCACGGGCATGTCTAGGGCGCGGCCGGCCAACTCGCCGTAACCCAGCGAGCGGCCCGACGCCGCATGCACCACCCGGCCGGGTTGCGTGGTCAGTTGCGCCACCGGCACACCGAGCTGTTCGGCACCTGCCTGCATCAGCATGGCGCGGGCGAGGGCGCCGAGGCGGCGCATGGTCGGGTAGCTCATGCGCACCGACATGCTGCCGCCGGTGATACGCAGGCCATTTTCCATGACCACATAGGCTTCACCGGGCGGTGCGGCTTCGACCACGAAAGTGGCAGGGTCGGCGTCCAGCTCCTCGCCGATGATCTGTGCCATGGCGGTGTGCGTGCCCTGGCCGCCTTCCATGAAGGGGCTGAGCAGGCGCACGCTGCCGTCCGGGCGAATCTCCAGGAAGGCCGGCACTTGGGTGCCGCGTTCAGCGGCGGCGCCCGTGGCAGCCTGCACCCTGGACGCGCCGAGGGGCAGGCCGAAGCCGATGACCAATGCACCGACGGCGGTGCTCGCCAGAAAGCGCCGGCGCGACAGGTTGATCGGTGCGTCCAGGGTCACGCCGGGCAGGATCTCGGACATCTTCATCAAACGCTCTCCTTGCCGGCGGCCAAGTCATCCATGGCGGCGTAGATGGCATTGTAGGTGCCGCAGCGGCACAGGTTGATCATGGCCGCGTTGATCTGCTCTTTCGACGGTGCAGGGGTGTGCTTGAGCAGCGCCGTGGCCGCCATCACCTGCCCGGACTGGCAGTAACCGCATTGCGCCACCTGGCGCTCGACCCAGGCCGCGACCACGCGCTTGCCCACGTCATCGGCTTCAATCGCCTCGATGGTGGTGATCTCGCGGCCGACCAGCGCCGCCACCGGCGTGACGCACGAGCGCACCACGTTGCCGTCCACCAGCACCGAACACGCGCCGCACTGGGCCAGGCCGCAGCCGTACTTGGTGCCGGTCAGGCCCAGGTCGTCGCGGATCACCCACAGCAACGGCGTGTCGGCGTCGGCATCGACCTGATAGGCCTGTTGGTTAATACGTAATTCCATGGCGGCTCACCTGCTGATCATCGGTTGGTGGTGCTGAGTTCTTAGAGTTCTTATAGGAGAGGTGCGACCGCAGGTCGCCCATCGTCGAACTCTAGACCAGCGCGCAAGGGCCATCTATGCAATAGCCCACAAGTTCAGAGGATCAGGCAAGTATTCAACAGGATTGGGTCAATGGGGCGCCAGCAAGCTCGCTCCCGCAGCGCTGCGGATACCTTCGAGCAGCATGGTGAACGCCGGGTTGTCGTTGTGCTCGCGCCAGATCAGGTGCAGCTCGCTCTGCGCGCCTTCGCCCAGGTCGATATCGCGGAACACCACGTTCTTGAACACCACGCTGCTGGCGCAACGCGGCACCAGGGCCAGGCCCATGCCGGCGTTGACCAGGGCGAGGATGGTCAGGGACGAGCCGAGCCACTGCACATACTCCGGCGCGACACGGGCCGAGCGCAGCAAACCAGTGAGCAACTCGTTGAACGGCGGGTAGGCGGAATGGGCGTACATCAGGAACGGCTGCGCATCCAGGTCTTGCACGCTGACGGTCTCTGCCTGAGCCAGCCGATGACTGCTCGGCACCGCCAGCACAAACGGCTCGCGCACCAGGCATTCGGTGGTGTAGCCGGGCTCCAGCAGCGGCGCGCGGACGATGCCCAGGTCGATGCGTCGGGCGCGCAGGGCTTCGTATTGCTGGTAGGTGTTCATTTCGGACAGGTCGATCTTGACGTGGGGCTGCTTGAGGCGCGCCTCGGCAATCACTTTGGGTAAAAACTCATACACCGCGCTGCCGACGAAGCTGATATTGACCGTGCCGATATCGCCCTCGGCAAAGCGTCGCGCGGTGACGGCCGCTTGCTGGGCACGCTCGAGCAGGTTCTGCGCCTCGATGAAAAAAGCCCGGCCGGCGGCGGTCAGGGCGACGCTGCGGGTGGTGCGGGTAAACAGCTCCACGCCCAGGTGATGCTCGAGCAACTGGATCTGCCGGCTAAGGGGCGGCTGCGTCATGTTCAGCCGTTCAGCCGCCCGGCGAAAATTCAGTTCGATGGCCACGGTGGTGAAGCAGCGCAGTTGGGTCAGTTCGAACATTGATCTAATTCCGGTATCAATCGAATGCCAGGTTAGATTAGACGGGAACAATTCCCGGCGTCCATCATCGGTCTGCCCCTAGAAAAAACAATCCCTAAAAAAACAATGACTGGGAGTTGCCCGTGGATACCCTTCACAATCCGCCAGACCCGAGCGTGCTTGCCCGCGCTGCCGCCAAGGTCAAGCGCCATGTCCTGCCGCTGTTCGTGGTGATGTTCATCGTCAACTACATCGACCGGGTCAATATCGGCTTCGTGCGCAGCCATATGGAAACCGACCTGGGCATTGGCGCGGCGGCCTATGGCTTGGGCGCCGGGCTGTTCTTCATCGGCTATGCGATTTTCGAAGTGCCATCCAATTTGCTGCTGCAACGCTACGGCGCGCGGGCCTGGCTGACGCGCATCATGTTCACCTGGGGCGCGGCCGCGATGGGCATGGCCTTTGTGCAGGGAGAAACCAGTTTCTACGTGTTGCGCTTTGTGCTCGGCGCCGCCGAAGCCGGGTTCTTTCCCGGCATCATCTACTACTTCACGCAGTGGCTGCCGGCCAGCGAGCGCGGCAAGGCCATGGCGGTTTTCCTCAGCGGTTCGGCCATTGCCTCGGTGATCTCCGGGCCGGTGTCGGGCGCGCTGCTGAATGTCAGCGGGTTCAGCCTGCATGGCTGGCAATGGATGTTCCTGATCGAAGGCTTCGCCTCCATCGTGCTCTGCGGGTTTGTGTGGTTCTGGTTGCAGTCCCATCCCCATCAGGCCAAGTGGCTCAGTGACGAGGAAAAACACGCGCTGGTCAGTGCCATTGCGCTGGAGCAGCAGGCGCGCGAGGCGAGCCAGTGCGTGCGGCCGTCGATGTTCAAGCTGTTGGCCGACAAACAGATCGCGCTGTTCTGCTTTATCTACTTTTCCATCGCCCTGACCATCTACGGCGCCACCTTCTGGCTGCCGAGCATGATCAAGAAAATGGGCAACCTGGGTGACTTCCAGGTGGGCTTGTTCAATGCCATTCCGTGGTTGATTTCCATCGTCGCCATGTACGGCTTCGCGGCGCTGGCCAGCAAGTGGAAGCACCAGCAAGCCTGGGTGTCGCTGATGCTGGTGATCGCGGCGTTCGGCATGTTCATGTCTACCCTGGGCGGGCCGGTGTTTGCGTTCGTCGCCATCTGTTTTGCCGCGATTGGCTTCAAGGCCGCGTCGGCGCTGTTCTGGCCGATTCCCCAGGGCTACCTGGATGCGCGCATCGCGGCGGCGGTGATTGCCTTGATCAATTCGGTGGGCAACCTGGGCGGGTTCGTCGCGCCTACTACCTTCGGTTTGCTGGAGCAGACCACCGGGTCCATCGAGGGCGGGCTCTACGGCCTGGCCGCCACTTCGCTGGTGGCGGCGGTGGTGGTGTTCTTTGCCCGCACCGCACCGCGTGGCGGTACACCGTCCAACCCATCCACCGCGCCTCACCCTTTGTCTTTAGATCCACAGGGAGCCGTCTCTTGAAAATTATCCGCGTCACCGTCACCCCGA carries:
- a CDS encoding SDR family oxidoreductase, whose product is MSNYPKPPFKPQQQPVPGDQRKMEPMPDCGEQTYKGSGRLANKIALITGADSGIGRAVAIAFAREGADVAVSYLDEHEDAKETQRWVEAAGRQCLLLPGDLGDAAQCTAIVNDTVKEFGRIDVLVNNAAFQMTYKSLEDIPDEDWVKTFNINITAMFRICKAALPHMAEGSSIINTTSVNSDMPNPSLLPYAATKGAIANFTAGLAQMLGERGIRVNSVAPGPIWTPLIVSTMTDDMVESFGGNTPLGRPGQPVEVAPIYVLLASDEGSYISGERYGVTGGKPIL
- a CDS encoding DUF6555 family protein, which translates into the protein MKNNELFTIKYQLHGEPRSFIVRAARMNNAEAWHWASCDAGVAVIPRFGQNNLKRVSKPMAEKYGITDVRWCGAAAIQWAEGITS
- a CDS encoding OBAP family protein, yielding MNINSLQPALPSLCLAMSMAALTACAGNDSASNVVAPGEAKSPTTRTLDTGAALLQSRPPIDALNAYLDGFHFYNGHPDVQMEAHHYCAILNEEVIQCVIYDGNRKDAKLMGVEYIISEQLFNSLPAPEKALWHSHVHEVKSGQLVAPGIPAVAEHALMEKLVHTYGKTWHTWHTDLNKRLPLGVPQLMMGFTADGQADPKMVAERDQRLGVDSARKKQARADIPAPAIAPGADAWRQGTVIQIEDPTQAAHQH
- a CDS encoding M42 family peptidase, which translates into the protein MQPQPNDARPDVPQLLHQLLLARGPGGQEDEVRAICLEHLRPLCDDTWVDPAGNVIGLVKGAQGDSEPRRAVRVMAHMDEIAMVVKHVDADGTLRVTALGGANPVNFGMCPVDILGDHQFIPGVLSFGSMHATANAPQGADVLSGDVHWNDVHVITRCSVETLRDYGVRPGSRVTLSRHWRAPFQVGDAIAAHFLDDRAPIAAVLHSVQRLHQRRQELACDVYFVFTTLEEECNAGAMYAAQTLPGDTTIAVEVGPVMSEYGTRLSVDPIVNTGDLKGYYTRSVVTGLADAAQRCGYAPQYALLVDFASDASAVMSNGTSARGGCLAIPTENTHGYELIVDGAIEACALTLADYLATF
- a CDS encoding CinA family protein, giving the protein MDIAAATIDYLKHHQLTLTSAESCTAGKIITLLSEVRGGGSCIESGYVVYSPEAKQRLLGVRAYTIDTFNLTSCEVAREMAEGALRDSPAQVAVATTGLLGPDDMDGIPAGTICFAWAYRIENRLSIFSRKERFMGSREQVQLDATLHALKWLAHFHQRALAGERG
- a CDS encoding cytochrome c, whose translation is MNNRRFARTAGWLALPCLVVAGLLAWYVTREPASPFEQEKTASFDPALVSRGEYVARLSDCVACHSLAGKAPFAGGLEMATPLGAIHATNITPDREHGIGNYSLADFDRAVRHGVAPGGRRLYPAMPYPSYVKLSDDDIKALYAFFMKGVQPANQPNIPSDIPWPLNLRWPIALWNGVFAPTAAYAANPSQDALWNRGAYIVQGPGHCGSCHTPRGLAFNEKALDQSGAPFLAGALLDGWYAPSLRQDPNTGLGRWSEAQIVQFLKTGRNQHAVVYGSMTEAFNNSTQFMADDDLAAIARYLKSLPGDSQRDGTPWQYQAVAADARADAPGAHTYATRCASCHGLDGKGQPEWMPPLAGATSALAKESASAINITLNGSQRVVAAGIPDAYRMPAFREQLSDQDIAQVLTYVRSTWGNQGGAVDAQAVGKLRGHTDPASSSPIILHMR
- a CDS encoding molybdopterin cofactor-binding domain-containing protein; this encodes MKMSEILPGVTLDAPINLSRRRFLASTAVGALVIGFGLPLGASRVQAATGAAAERGTQVPAFLEIRPDGSVRLLSPFMEGGQGTHTAMAQIIGEELDADPATFVVEAAPPGEAYVVMENGLRITGGSMSVRMSYPTMRRLGALARAMLMQAGAEQLGVPVAQLTTQPGRVVHAASGRSLGYGELAGRALDMPVPDPASITLRDPSQFRWIGKPVKRLDAYDKSTGKAQYSIDLKVDGMLHAAVQHAPRLGMTVGSLRNQAQVEAMKGVHSVHTLPGAVAVVAERWWHAKRAVEAIQVEWLEAAADSSVRAMPADFSSDKYRDFLAAQQGPARDDENQGDVAAALASAKTRVDATYHNQYLNHAQLEPPSALARYNPDGTLEVWLPNQAPDMFRADIAKRTGLAVEQITLHSPLLGGFFGRHFLYDSANPYPQAIALAKAVGRPIKLIWSREEEFVRDVLRPVAVVKFRAALDDKGLPLAIEAVSATEGPTEAIAGKQGDALDPTALEGLSGKSYAIPNKRIAQIYVKGPAMLGYWRSVGNSLNDFFYEAFLDELADKGGHDPYELRLHLLRDNARLTTLLQAVGELSGGWKRGPFTAEDGSRRARGVAMASPFGSHAAVIAEVSIDNGQVKVHDIWQAIDPGSIVNPAIIEAQVNGAVALGLSQTLLEEAVYVDGKPRARNYDLYPILPPSRMARVHVKIVESGEKMGGIGEPPLPAVAPAVANAVAQLTGQRIRSLPLSRYTFS
- a CDS encoding (2Fe-2S)-binding protein, with the protein product MELRINQQAYQVDADADTPLLWVIRDDLGLTGTKYGCGLAQCGACSVLVDGNVVRSCVTPVAALVGREITTIEAIEADDVGKRVVAAWVERQVAQCGYCQSGQVMAATALLKHTPAPSKEQINAAMINLCRCGTYNAIYAAMDDLAAGKESV
- a CDS encoding LysR family transcriptional regulator — protein: MFELTQLRCFTTVAIELNFRRAAERLNMTQPPLSRQIQLLEHHLGVELFTRTTRSVALTAAGRAFFIEAQNLLERAQQAAVTARRFAEGDIGTVNISFVGSAVYEFLPKVIAEARLKQPHVKIDLSEMNTYQQYEALRARRIDLGIVRAPLLEPGYTTECLVREPFVLAVPSSHRLAQAETVSVQDLDAQPFLMYAHSAYPPFNELLTGLLRSARVAPEYVQWLGSSLTILALVNAGMGLALVPRCASSVVFKNVVFRDIDLGEGAQSELHLIWREHNDNPAFTMLLEGIRSAAGASLLAPH